From a single Paenibacillus sp. FSL W8-0426 genomic region:
- a CDS encoding invasin domain 3-containing protein — protein MHLLRKIVLVLIVFALAMPQIAIRPAEAASGLSTSIKTAGGGYLHSLFIAEDGTVWTFGDNSAGELGDGTTQNSFRPVQVIKFDGTPLTGAKEVAGGGYYSLALMEDGTVWAWGRGSSGALGNGATVDQYRAVQVMQSNGTLIQGVQSIAAGYYHVLALKEDGSVWGWGSNSSNVLTDYNDYQMPRAVQLKQSSSSYLTNVKAVGVGDYHSMVLKNDGTVWAWGYGGFSALGNGSTNDSAYPVQVIDASDQPLADVVGITGHRLGGLALKSDGTVWGWGYNENYNLGIGDGVTSSTKALQVLQTGSVPLTDVAELAGGGRVTVVLKKDGSAWWWGMQNRSLKVATRLINDASDIAAGDTHVLVTKRDGTIWGGGWTSKGELGISNEATYIYYTSPIQVYPATLRMTSNQNRLTADGESKALITVTLLEGSKLPIGKSEGRLQLQATLGELGPVTDHGDGTYSAEFTASTTTGNAVISGTLNGYPMTATTTITLVPLPPSAEKSTVSSSPSSIMADGSSASTITVQLKDANGNSLTSGGHAVKLSATSGTLGTVRNNANGTYTAILTSPTTVGSATVSASVDGVPIRQTATVQFLAGPASADKSTISASANAIPVGTGSTLVTLRLFDAYGNPIASGGNTVDLKSTLGSFGKVSELNNGTFTATLQAGTVSGKATIGAELNGVPLKDEAEVMVEPGAASLSKSTLIPEQPILVADGTSLTQIKLQIRDDYGNDWMASAGQVTMSTTAGLLSKVTDLGNGSYTATLKSEIKVGTAAVSAKLNGAAVTQQAFVEFSPGPASAAGSTFIADRQQVTAGTGEAKLTVQLFDAYGNRLTSGGDKVAISADKGQVGNVTDQGNGTYTAAFTAPTSIGNAELSVTVNGSRLPETLTIRIEPGNVSAAASSVEASDSFLTANGVSETTITVHLKDAYGNPVTPGGEQVEISASAGTLTQVEDQGNGIYSAVLTSSTYTGTSTITASVSGQILDHSVHVEFVPGTASDKTSDLMAESAQILANGVSSTSILLQLKDEFGNLLTTGGEQVDLRTTAGTLSSVLDMQDGTYTAILTSDTTAGTAEVTGVLNGVPMVNAAAVQFLPGPPAADQSTLTVDRSVLSTDPGSSAEVTVLLKDAYGNELITDEGAGRLQLAATLGSLTAPVYAGQGRYTAQIQSSQAGKATITAMIDGAMLPTEAEVQFLPGEASPSTSSMVTDTERSTANGIQSAKITLQLTDASGNALTDEAVLPDVQLYSSLGSLSAPEYAGGGKYTAELTSTRAGIAAITATIDGILLDSRLQVEWLPDVPSALASTLTVDRPAVPANGSEHASLELSVRDAYGNAAAGEVRLESTLGTVTEATYVRPGTYTAELRSTEAGIADIQAWIDGEPVSGKAQVAFTDGIWFSPSSYRIPLGESVRTVVEVTYEDQASDRTDDVDFQYEDGIIQVSQADDGDWYITGLRTGQTVLQAVYAGESGPLTASVPVTVFAVPTRLEFAEPSYSVEEGKRAQVNIVAEYSDGTTKDVTAEAAYAMQDDSIAAIDASGRLLGIRAGTTGLNAEFEGLSASADVKVSAATVPPQPGTGSGENGAGSVTLPTSPPSGSIETNHDPKQMLEFEIQFDETKRELVRLSSEELSSGRIVIDTEEGSRQWSLLTSQAVLNQLRMINDDLIVEWKTPLGTIVLPLGQIGDQDLSDSQEQIRISLREAESEVQSNVENIAGRLEANLRMKPFVLSMETLDREGNAAPMVSTDHSIKFRIGRAMVQGDKQTTAATLDPITGKLGYVPSQASDDALEFHINPGRLYAVLEVRSSFTDMSGHWAESAAERLATRLIVQGTGQGKYEPGRAVTRAEIASMLVRMFGSSKQGTSEPFSDASGHWYSSDVQAAYAEGWIHGYADGTFRPEAGVSRQELFVMLARTLESMGYPVKETGAHLPYSDQASISAWAQSAVRQLTETNLLAGDPSNRLQPLRKVTRAEAAVLLERMMELSSNDQVQAQETGSL, from the coding sequence CCGCGAGCCGTACAATTAAAACAGTCCAGCAGCTCCTATCTTACAAATGTCAAGGCCGTAGGCGTCGGAGATTATCATTCGATGGTCCTGAAAAACGACGGGACGGTATGGGCATGGGGATACGGTGGTTTTAGTGCCTTGGGTAACGGTTCCACCAATGATTCCGCATACCCGGTCCAAGTCATCGATGCGTCCGATCAGCCCTTGGCCGATGTCGTCGGCATTACGGGCCATCGTTTGGGCGGACTGGCTTTGAAATCCGACGGTACGGTATGGGGATGGGGATATAATGAAAATTATAACCTGGGCATCGGGGATGGCGTGACAAGCAGCACCAAGGCCTTGCAGGTACTGCAAACCGGTTCTGTCCCGTTAACCGACGTGGCAGAGCTGGCAGGCGGAGGCCGGGTCACCGTGGTTCTCAAGAAAGACGGCTCCGCATGGTGGTGGGGCATGCAAAATCGAAGTCTGAAAGTGGCCACGCGTTTGATTAACGATGCGTCCGACATCGCGGCTGGAGACACTCATGTGCTCGTCACCAAAAGAGACGGAACCATATGGGGCGGTGGATGGACTTCGAAAGGCGAGCTTGGTATTTCCAATGAAGCGACATATATCTATTATACCAGTCCCATACAGGTATACCCCGCTACCTTGCGAATGACGTCGAACCAGAACCGGCTTACTGCGGATGGCGAAAGCAAAGCTTTAATCACCGTTACTTTGCTCGAAGGCAGTAAACTGCCGATCGGAAAAAGTGAGGGTAGGCTGCAGCTTCAGGCTACCCTCGGCGAGCTTGGACCCGTCACCGATCATGGAGACGGCACGTATTCCGCCGAATTTACGGCATCAACAACGACCGGGAATGCTGTCATCAGCGGTACGCTGAATGGCTATCCCATGACCGCAACGACAACGATCACGCTGGTGCCCCTGCCACCTTCGGCCGAGAAATCGACCGTGTCGTCAAGCCCTTCGTCCATCATGGCGGACGGGAGCAGCGCATCCACGATTACGGTACAACTGAAGGATGCAAACGGCAATTCGTTGACTTCCGGAGGCCATGCCGTGAAGCTCTCCGCGACTTCCGGGACGCTCGGAACGGTGCGGAATAACGCCAACGGCACGTATACCGCGATACTAACCTCGCCGACAACCGTCGGTTCTGCCACGGTTTCCGCATCGGTAGACGGAGTCCCGATCCGGCAAACGGCAACGGTTCAATTTCTGGCCGGTCCGGCTTCGGCAGACAAATCGACCATCAGCGCATCGGCAAATGCGATTCCAGTCGGAACGGGCAGTACGTTAGTTACCCTCCGGTTATTTGATGCTTACGGGAACCCTATTGCATCAGGCGGAAACACCGTCGATTTGAAGTCGACTTTGGGAAGTTTCGGTAAGGTGAGCGAGTTGAACAATGGAACCTTTACAGCTACGCTGCAGGCGGGTACGGTTTCGGGCAAAGCAACGATCGGTGCCGAGTTGAATGGGGTCCCTTTAAAAGATGAAGCCGAAGTCATGGTTGAGCCCGGTGCGGCATCCCTCTCGAAATCGACGCTTATCCCTGAGCAACCCATCCTTGTTGCCGACGGGACAAGCCTTACCCAGATCAAGCTGCAAATCCGGGATGATTACGGCAACGATTGGATGGCTTCCGCCGGACAAGTGACTATGAGTACAACGGCAGGCCTCCTTTCCAAAGTCACCGATCTTGGCAACGGCAGCTACACAGCGACGCTTAAAAGTGAGATCAAAGTCGGCACGGCTGCTGTTTCCGCGAAATTGAACGGTGCTGCGGTGACTCAACAGGCTTTTGTTGAATTTTCTCCGGGTCCGGCTTCTGCCGCGGGCTCTACTTTTATCGCTGACCGTCAGCAGGTAACCGCCGGAACAGGCGAAGCCAAGTTGACCGTCCAGCTGTTCGATGCTTACGGGAATCGCCTTACAAGCGGCGGAGACAAGGTGGCCATTAGCGCGGACAAGGGACAAGTCGGCAACGTGACGGATCAAGGGAACGGTACATATACGGCTGCCTTTACCGCTCCGACGAGCATAGGGAACGCCGAATTATCCGTCACGGTAAACGGTTCACGACTTCCCGAGACGCTAACGATCCGTATTGAACCGGGGAATGTATCCGCTGCGGCCTCCTCCGTTGAAGCGAGTGATTCCTTCTTAACGGCGAACGGCGTTAGCGAGACTACGATTACGGTACATTTGAAGGACGCTTACGGCAATCCCGTTACCCCTGGCGGGGAGCAGGTAGAGATTTCTGCTTCAGCAGGAACCTTGACACAGGTGGAAGATCAGGGGAACGGCATCTATAGTGCGGTCCTGACCTCGAGCACTTACACAGGTACGTCGACGATCACGGCTTCCGTGAGCGGTCAGATTCTGGATCATTCGGTCCATGTCGAGTTCGTGCCTGGCACAGCTTCGGACAAGACCTCCGACCTGATGGCCGAAAGCGCTCAAATCCTAGCCAACGGCGTGAGTTCGACATCGATTCTGTTGCAGCTGAAGGACGAATTCGGAAACCTGCTTACAACGGGCGGAGAACAAGTGGATCTTCGGACCACGGCAGGCACCTTGAGTTCGGTATTGGATATGCAGGACGGCACATATACGGCGATATTGACATCAGACACGACGGCCGGAACTGCTGAAGTCACCGGCGTTTTAAATGGTGTCCCTATGGTGAACGCCGCTGCCGTACAATTTCTTCCGGGTCCTCCTGCAGCAGATCAATCTACGTTGACGGTGGACCGCAGCGTCCTCTCGACGGATCCGGGAAGCAGTGCGGAAGTGACGGTGCTGTTGAAGGACGCCTATGGCAACGAATTGATCACCGATGAGGGTGCGGGTCGTCTGCAATTGGCTGCCACGCTAGGCAGTCTTACCGCGCCTGTTTATGCCGGGCAAGGCCGATATACGGCCCAAATCCAATCGAGCCAGGCCGGTAAAGCAACGATCACGGCCATGATCGATGGAGCGATGCTGCCCACGGAAGCAGAAGTGCAGTTCTTGCCTGGTGAAGCTTCGCCTTCAACCTCGTCTATGGTTACTGATACCGAACGTTCGACCGCAAACGGCATCCAGTCCGCAAAGATTACGCTGCAGTTGACGGATGCCTCAGGCAATGCGTTAACGGATGAAGCCGTTCTGCCCGACGTGCAGCTTTACAGCTCGTTAGGCAGCCTTTCGGCGCCGGAATATGCAGGGGGAGGCAAATACACTGCCGAGTTAACGTCGACCCGTGCCGGAATCGCTGCCATTACGGCAACGATCGATGGTATCCTGCTTGATTCCAGGCTCCAAGTAGAATGGCTTCCGGACGTCCCGTCCGCACTCGCGTCTACTCTGACGGTGGACCGGCCGGCTGTGCCGGCCAATGGATCGGAGCATGCGTCGCTCGAACTTAGCGTACGGGATGCATACGGGAATGCTGCCGCCGGCGAAGTCCGGCTCGAATCTACGCTTGGAACCGTCACCGAAGCAACCTATGTCCGTCCTGGGACATACACGGCGGAACTTCGTTCAACGGAAGCGGGGATCGCTGACATTCAGGCTTGGATCGACGGTGAGCCTGTTTCGGGCAAAGCACAGGTTGCTTTTACGGATGGAATTTGGTTCTCGCCTTCGTCCTATCGAATACCGTTGGGGGAATCTGTTCGTACGGTCGTAGAGGTCACCTATGAAGATCAGGCATCGGACCGCACGGACGATGTTGATTTTCAGTATGAGGACGGCATCATACAGGTGTCTCAAGCCGATGATGGGGACTGGTATATCACCGGTCTTCGAACGGGACAAACCGTGCTTCAGGCAGTATACGCCGGCGAATCCGGTCCTCTGACGGCAAGCGTGCCCGTTACGGTGTTTGCAGTGCCGACCCGGTTGGAGTTCGCCGAACCGAGTTATTCGGTAGAGGAAGGCAAGCGTGCCCAGGTTAACATCGTTGCCGAATATTCGGACGGAACGACGAAAGACGTGACTGCGGAAGCGGCATATGCCATGCAAGACGACAGCATTGCCGCCATAGACGCCTCGGGCCGATTGCTCGGGATCAGGGCGGGAACCACGGGATTAAACGCGGAGTTCGAAGGGTTGAGCGCATCCGCCGATGTTAAAGTTTCGGCTGCAACCGTTCCTCCCCAGCCTGGAACGGGAAGTGGAGAGAACGGAGCGGGAAGCGTGACTTTACCGACGTCCCCGCCGTCCGGTTCGATCGAGACCAACCATGATCCGAAACAGATGCTCGAGTTTGAGATCCAATTCGACGAAACCAAGCGTGAGCTTGTTCGGTTGAGTTCGGAGGAGCTTTCGTCCGGACGCATTGTGATCGATACCGAGGAAGGCAGCCGCCAATGGAGCCTCTTGACGTCCCAAGCCGTCCTGAATCAGTTAAGGATGATCAACGACGATTTGATTGTGGAATGGAAGACACCTCTTGGAACCATCGTTCTGCCCTTGGGCCAGATCGGAGATCAAGATTTGTCCGATTCTCAAGAACAGATTCGCATATCCCTGCGGGAAGCGGAGAGTGAGGTCCAATCCAATGTGGAGAACATAGCCGGCAGACTCGAGGCAAATCTCAGGATGAAACCGTTTGTTCTGTCGATGGAAACTCTGGATCGAGAAGGTAATGCGGCGCCGATGGTTTCTACCGATCATTCGATCAAGTTCCGTATCGGCAGGGCCATGGTCCAGGGGGACAAGCAAACAACTGCAGCCACGCTGGATCCGATTACCGGGAAACTCGGCTATGTACCTTCGCAAGCAAGCGATGATGCATTGGAGTTTCACATCAACCCGGGTCGGTTATATGCGGTGCTCGAAGTCCGCTCCTCATTTACGGACATGTCCGGGCATTGGGCCGAGAGCGCTGCCGAGCGGCTGGCGACCCGATTGATCGTTCAAGGCACAGGCCAAGGAAAGTATGAGCCGGGACGTGCTGTAACGCGAGCCGAGATCGCGAGCATGTTGGTCCGGATGTTTGGATCCAGCAAGCAAGGAACGTCCGAACCGTTCAGCGATGCTTCGGGTCATTGGTATTCCAGCGACGTGCAGGCTGCGTATGCAGAGGGCTGGATTCATGGTTATGCGGACGGGACGTTTCGTCCGGAAGCCGGTGTATCCCGCCAGGAACTGTTCGTTATGTTGGCCAGAACACTTGAGTCTATGGGATATCCCGTAAAAGAGACAGGTGCACATCTGCCTTACTCGGATCAGGCATCCATCTCGGCGTGGGCGCAGAGTGCGGTCCGGCAGCTCACCGAAACAAATCTCCTGGCTGGCGATCCGTCGAACAGGCTGCAGCCTTTACGGAAGGTCACTCGGGCAGAGGCTGCTGTGCTGCTTGAACGGATGATGGAACTCTCGTCCAATGATCAAGTGCAAGCTCAGGAAACCGGTTCACTTTGA